Proteins encoded together in one Triticum dicoccoides isolate Atlit2015 ecotype Zavitan chromosome 7B, WEW_v2.0, whole genome shotgun sequence window:
- the LOC119339916 gene encoding AUGMIN subunit 3-like has protein sequence MSGAALCAALTELGFDGEDPLDADALEWPFQYEEARPLLAWICSCLRPSNVLSPSHLSQYEQLVEEGRLLEGEDLDSAFDSISAFSSKKDNQEAVFEAEETILDIREAKLAYRAEVFELQRQLARQQAQFDMLAGQASSLIQGRRARVSAMSAVSVQLISLDEILSSRNLEMNAVLGRITATTQELAHYHSGDEDSIYLAYSDFHPYVIGDLACTKELNRWFSKQFEKGPFRLVAEEGKSKCSWVSLDDITNGLARGDSEKSHHHQRVAELQRLRSIFATSERQWIEAQVENAKQHAILQILKSQVSSDEAHIHRDIHSLRRKSSELAGELSTLTQKVQPFISETIPCLCSELAQLQGTYILQGDYDLKVMRQEYYINRQKTFINHLVNQLARHQFLKIACQLERKHIASAHALLRVIESELHSYLSAVNTRLGHCNSLIQAASEVREQGAIDDRDTFLHAVRDLLCIHSNSQAAVPTYMSAHALVQQISALQSDLLSLQSELENTLPADRKRCINELCTLIQTVEQLLFASSTTAEPVLTPWPLMRALDDMENANAQVEVAVEEVTKARTQKIKIFENRAHEVGRERQVFVDFFSNHERLKNQVRELTSRVKALQE, from the exons ATGAGCGGGGCGGCGCTGTGCGCGGCGCTGACGGAGCTGGGGTTCGACGGGGAGGACCCGCTGGACGCGGACGCGCTCGAGTGGCCCTTCCAGTACGAGGAGGCGCGCCCGCTGCTCGCCTGGATCTGCTCCTGCCTCCGCCCCTCCAACGTCCTCTCCCCGTCCCACCTCTCGCA GTATGAGCAACTCGTGGAAGAGGGGAGACTGCTAGAG GGTGAGGATTTGGACTCTGCTTTTGATAGTATTTCAGCCTTTTCAAGCAAGAAAGACAATCAAGAGGCTGTCTTTGAAGCAGAAGAAACTATTCTTGACATTCG AGAAGCAAAACTAGCATATAGAGCTGAAGTTTTTGAGTTGCAGAGGCAGCTTGCACGGCAGCAAGCACAATTTGATATGCTTGCAGGGCAAGCATCTTCGCTTATTCAAGGCAGACGAGCACGTGTATCAGCTATGTCTGCAGTTAGCGTGCAACTTATATCACTAGATGAGATACTTTCATCCAGAAACTTGGAG ATGAATGCAGTTCTTGGAAGAATTACTGCTACAACCCAAGAATTGGCACATTATCATTCAGGAGACG AGGACAGTATATACTTGGCATATTCAGACTTCCATCCGTATGTTATTGGGGATTTGGCTTGTACAAAGGAGCTAAACCGGTGGTTCTCGAAGCAATTTGAGAAG GGGCCATTTCGACTTGTTGCGGAGGAGGGGAAATCGAAATGTTCCTGGGTGAGTCTTGATGACATCACAAATGGCCTGGCAAGAG GAGATTCTGAAAAATCTCATCATCACCAACGTGTGGCTGAGTTGCAACGACTCCGTTCGAT ATTTGCTACAAGTGAACGACAATGGATTGAAGCACAAGTTGAGAATGCTAAACAACACGCCATACTCCAAATTTTAAAATCTCAAGTATCCTCCGACGAGGCTCACATACATCGGGATATACATTCTCTTAG GAGAAAAAGTTCTGAGCTTGCTGGAGAACTCTCAACACTTACTCAAAAGGTGCAGCCTTTCATATCTGAG ACCATACCATGCCTTTGTTCGGAACTTGCTCAACTTCAAGGCACATATATTTTGCAAG GCGATTACGATTTAAAGGTCATGCGCCAGGAATACTATATCAACAGGCAGAAAACT TTCATCAACCACTTGGTTAATCAGCTTGCTAGACACCAATTTCTGAAGATTGCTTGCCAACTTGAAAGGAAGCACATAGCCAGTGCCCACGCATTGCTTAGAGTCATAGAATCTGAGCTACATAGCTACTTATCGGCAGTCAACACCCGTCTG GGCCATTGCAATTCATTAATTCAAGCTGCGTCTGAGGTACGTGAACAAGGAGCAATTGATGATCGTGACACTTTCCTCCATGCAGTGCGAGACCTACTATGTATTCACTCAA ATTCCCAAGCAGCAGTACCAACATACATGTCAGCACATGCTTTAGTTCAGCAGATATCGGCACTACAATCCGACTTGCTTTCTCTTCAGTCTGAACTTGAAAATACTCTTCCAGCTGACAGGAAAAGATGTATCAATGAGCT ATgcactctgattcaaacagttgAACAGCTTCTATTTGCATCGTCAACAACTGCAGAGCCAGTATTGACGCCCTGG CCACTGATGCGAGCACTTGATGATATGGAAAATGCCAATGCTCAAGTTGAAGTTGCTGTTGAAGAAGTAACCAAGGCTCGCACTCAAAAGATAAAG ATCTTTGAAAATCGCGCACATGAGGTGGGGAGGGAAAGGCAGGTGTTTGTTGATTTTTTCAGCAACCACGAGCGTCTCAAGAATCAAGTCAGAGAGTTGACCTCCCGCGTGAAAGCTCTCCAGGAATGA